In Aricia agestis chromosome 13, ilAriAges1.1, whole genome shotgun sequence, the genomic window CCTGTACCATTGAAGTACTGAGCATGCTTTGTGTAAGGTGCAGCAATATGATATGGTGGTGGTTGCCCCCTATAGGAGTTTTCTGGCGTTCCACTAGAACTATGATGGTGGTTGATAACACTCGGAGTATTTGACGAAGCTGGTATTGCGTCATAAATATCGTACATATTCTGGCTGGCGACAGACTGCACACGAGGATAACTTCCATCATCTGACACGAGAGGTGTATTTGTCATACGATATGGATTTGTTGCATTTGTATGACCCGTTGGAGAATATAATTCTGGTGATTGTGATGATATGTAGGTTGGACTAGAAACTGCTTGATTTAGTGAGTAAATTTTTGAATCCGGTGGTGCAATTTGATGCATTGCAGAAGGATAATGATGTGTCTCTACACCAGGGGCAGGATACATGTTGTTGTAGCCTGTTAAATTTGGCATTGTAGTAGAACTAACAATTTGGCTTACTGTATGCACTCTTGGACTGGGTAATTCTCGAGTACCGTGGGAATGATAGTTAAAAACATCATACTTTCTAGGGTGTACATTCCTGTGTGTTATTTTTTGCTGGTTGCAAATATAATTTTCACTTCCATATGCATTATCGTGATAGTTACTCTCACTTTCAGGGTGGCACATTACTTCATTCTTTGGGTAATGATGGTCATAAGGACCTTCATTTCTACATCTCACACTGTAGAGATTATCATCCATGCGATGAGCTAAAATGGCCTCCTCATTGCAATGCCTATCTTGTGAACTTATGCTGAGTCTTTGCATTTGATTGCAGGTATCTGGACACACTTGATAGCTGTTATCATTCATAATTTCATACTTCTTATGATGGATATTGCTGACACCATAACTGCTGGACTGTAATGAGGGACTGGACCTCACTACGTCTTGTCGTGGTGAATGAGGATATTTTTCATTATGTATTATGTCATACTGTTGAGTGGCTAATGTGCACCCTTCCACACTACCTGTGTTGTAGTCTTTAGTAGAACTGTTTTCAACATACAAAGAGTGATCCACACTTTTATAAGTTTGCTCTTGTTCATAGTCAAGATTGAGGGGTTTGTCATAAGCATTATCACCAGGAAGATTATCATAAACAGATACTTTCATTGCATCTTGCTCTGCCTTTGTTTTTTCTATATCACTTGTTGAATCAAGGTTGTTGTCAGAAACATATTTTTGTTGCAATGTGGGAGTTATTTTTGCAGCCTTTATGTgaacagcactcttttttggtGGGGTGATATCTTGTGAACTATCCTTGTGAATATTTCTTGCATGTTTTGCCATAGCTCTTAATTCTTTAGGATAAGGTGTAGGAGCTCTTCTCAGTTGTCCTGGTTTTTCTGGAACTTTAGGAACCGGTTT contains:
- the LOC121733438 gene encoding leucine-rich repeat-containing protein 1: MPFDFLCCVRPDVEDVMELDYSHHSLTDVPSEVFIYERTLETLLCHSNRITELPRQLFMCHGLKHLDLSDNELQAIPAAVSSLVNLQHLNISRNFLATIPENMKALKNLQFLDLSVNPLEKLPDTITNLIALQDLYLNDTYLEYLPGNFGRLANLRLLELRDNYLMILPKSLSRSTELQRLDIGQNEFQQFPEVIGRFLKLKELWIDSNSFTSIPAIIKPLENLRHLEASNNMIEILAPEIGHCTQLEDLTLSINSLTQLPDSIGQLSNLTALKLDNNRLFSLPESIGQLKNLEELMLMCNYIDKIPSSIGLLRKLRYLNIDENMLRAIPPEIGSCTKLSVLSLRSNKLTSIPPEIGHLNSLKVLNLVRNSLSCLPQSLLNCDKLVALWLSENQSKPLVPMHSEVDPNTYEQVLTCFLFPQVPLSPVENQDDLSKPDNAESQSATRHISFVDMKPVPKVPEKPGQLRRAPTPYPKELRAMAKHARNIHKDSSQDITPPKKSAVHIKAAKITPTLQQKYVSDNNLDSTSDIEKTKAEQDAMKVSVYDNLPGDNAYDKPLNLDYEQEQTYKSVDHSLYVENSSTKDYNTGSVEGCTLATQQYDIIHNEKYPHSPRQDVVRSSPSLQSSSYGVSNIHHKKYEIMNDNSYQVCPDTCNQMQRLSISSQDRHCNEEAILAHRMDDNLYSVRCRNEGPYDHHYPKNEVMCHPESESNYHDNAYGSENYICNQQKITHRNVHPRKYDVFNYHSHGTRELPSPRVHTVSQIVSSTTMPNLTGYNNMYPAPGVETHHYPSAMHQIAPPDSKIYSLNQAVSSPTYISSQSPELYSPTGHTNATNPYRMTNTPLVSDDGSYPRVQSVASQNMYDIYDAIPASSNTPSVINHHHSSSGTPENSYRGQPPPYHIAAPYTKHAQYFNGTGG